In Luteitalea sp. TBR-22, one genomic interval encodes:
- a CDS encoding c-type cytochrome domain-containing protein → MDVRALGARVVLPSLMLAGLLVSASPLSASALPAEPSRSTSLARTLVSTHQVRTMPVARPSRQADPAVPAPRPRAWWGWLLLGRLHPIVVHFPIALLTVAAVIEGLHVLRRRPLPSEAGTYCLAFGVAGAVASVLLGTLNAGHQTVTGEAAVALGRHQVMGWISTFAAAAALGAGQMVRRAAGARHVVAYVGLVLATSAVVGATGHMGGGLVYGEDYLTGVLPWNQKAAPVSAEVPAPVSAPAATPTAPPVAAAAAIAPAHAAAPVAPTAAAPPAPAPAPASPVAGPAGVPVPSAAAAESTDASTTQADTPDFTREVMPIIKRTCVECHGPDKVKARLRMDSVEALQKGGKSGALLKPGDPENSLIMRRVLGLDGEDQMPLDKDPLSEKQIDTLRRWIAAGAPYPPAGSQ, encoded by the coding sequence ATGGACGTTCGCGCCCTCGGCGCACGCGTCGTCCTGCCATCGCTGATGCTGGCAGGCCTGCTCGTGTCCGCCAGTCCCCTGTCTGCCAGCGCATTGCCGGCCGAGCCCAGCCGGAGTACCTCGCTCGCCCGGACACTCGTCTCCACGCATCAGGTGCGCACCATGCCAGTGGCCAGGCCGAGCAGGCAGGCCGACCCCGCTGTGCCGGCGCCGCGGCCGCGCGCGTGGTGGGGGTGGCTCCTCCTGGGCCGCCTGCACCCCATCGTCGTGCACTTCCCGATTGCGTTGCTCACCGTGGCGGCAGTGATCGAGGGGCTGCACGTGCTGAGGCGTCGCCCGCTGCCGTCGGAGGCTGGGACATACTGTCTGGCGTTCGGCGTCGCGGGGGCGGTGGCGTCCGTCCTGCTCGGCACGTTGAATGCAGGGCACCAGACGGTGACCGGCGAAGCGGCCGTGGCGCTTGGGAGGCATCAGGTGATGGGCTGGATTTCGACGTTCGCGGCTGCGGCCGCGTTGGGCGCCGGGCAGATGGTCCGGCGTGCGGCAGGGGCGCGCCACGTGGTCGCGTACGTGGGCCTGGTGCTGGCGACCAGCGCAGTGGTCGGCGCCACCGGGCACATGGGCGGCGGGTTGGTGTACGGGGAGGACTACCTCACCGGGGTGCTGCCGTGGAACCAGAAGGCGGCACCCGTGAGCGCCGAGGTCCCGGCGCCGGTCAGCGCGCCCGCGGCGACGCCGACCGCCCCACCTGTGGCCGCCGCGGCAGCCATCGCTCCTGCCCACGCCGCCGCGCCCGTGGCCCCGACAGCTGCGGCGCCTCCCGCCCCCGCGCCGGCGCCTGCATCGCCAGTCGCCGGGCCTGCCGGAGTTCCGGTGCCGAGTGCCGCGGCTGCCGAGTCGACCGACGCCTCGACGACGCAGGCCGATACGCCGGACTTCACGCGTGAGGTCATGCCCATCATCAAGCGAACCTGCGTGGAGTGCCACGGCCCCGACAAGGTCAAGGCGCGACTGCGGATGGACTCGGTCGAGGCGCTGCAGAAGGGCGGCAAGAGCGGCGCGCTGCTCAAGCCGGGCGATCCGGAGAACAGCCTCATCATGCGACGCGTGCTCGGGCTCGACGGCGAGGACCAGATGCCGCTCGACAAGGATCCGCTCAGCGAGAAGCAGATCGACACGCTGCGTCGCTGGATTGCCGCGGGCGCTCCGTATCCGCCGGCGGGAAGTCAGTAA